The nucleotide sequence ACGAAGTCGATGTACTCGCGCACATACTCCTTGCGGCGCTTGATGCGGCCGATGTTCTCGCGCGTCGCACGCGGCAGCTTCTCGCCCGCCTCGATGCGGCGCACGAGGCTCTCGATCTCGTCCTCCACAGCATCGGGCAGCTTGTAGCCGTCGCCGCCGAAGAATTTGATGCCGTTGTCATAGAAGGGATTGTGCGAAGCCGAGATGACGATGCCCGCAGCGGCCTCGTGCGTCCTCGCCAGATAGGCGATGGCGGGCGTCGGGCAGACGCCGACGATCTCGACGCGCCCGCCGGCCGAGCAGATGCCCGTCGCAAGGGCGGACTCGAAGAGGTTGCCCGAGATGCGCGTGTCGCGCCCGATGATGATCAAGGGATTTTGCTGCACCTTCTCGCCAAAGTACAGGGCTGCAGCCCAGCCGAGACGATATGCGAGTTCCGGGCAGAGCGCCACATTTGCTTCTCCGCGAACACCGTCCGTACCAAAAAGTCTTGCCATGAAATTCTCTCCTATTCTTCATCGCCCCTGGCGATCTTATTCCATAGACTCCCTTTGCTCCATGAATGCGAGCGCCGCCTTCATGCCATCGACGGCGGCGCTCATGATGCCGCCCGCGTATCCCGCACCCTCGCCGATGGGATAAAACCCCGAAAGGCCATGCGCCAAAAAGCTTTCCTTCTCGCGCACGATGCGGCACGGTGCGGAAGAGCGCGTCTCGACGCCCGTCAGCGGCACATCGGGCGCGGAAAATCCCTTCATGCGCCGCTCGAAGGCGCGAAGCGCGTCTTCGAGCGTATCCGTAACGAAGCGCGGCAGGCACTCGTGCAAGTCGGCAGGGCGCACGCCGGGCAAATACGTCGGCTGCACAAGGAAGTCCGCTGCGCCCTTTTGGTGTGCGAGAAAGTCGCCGACGGACTGCACGGGCGCACGGTAGTCTGCACCCGCCAGCTTGAAGGCGAGGCTCTCGCACTGCCTCTGAAATTCCATTCCTGCGAGCACCCCGCCGCCGAAATCCTTCGGGCCGACCTGCACGAGAAGCGCGGCGTTCGCCACGCCCGAATCGCGCTTGTAGCAGCTCATGCCGTTCGTCGCGACGCGGGAAAGCTCGGACGCCGCCGCAACGACCTGCCCGCCCGGGCACATGCAGAAGGAGTACGCGCCCCTGCCGCGCAACTTGTCCTGATACGTGAGGCTGTAGTCGGCGACAGGCAGGCGCACATTCCCGGCATCCTCCCCGTACTGCGCGCGATCGATGAATCCTTGTGGATGCTCAATGCGCACGCCCACGGCAAACGCCTTCGCCTCCAGAAAAAGACCGCGCGAAAGAAGCATCTCGTATGTGTCGCGCGCCGAATGTCCAATGGCGAAGAAAGCCGCTCCGACCTTCACGCGCTCCTCGCCGTTGACGATGAGCGCGAGGAGCGCACCGTCTTTCAGCTCGATGTCTGTCACTTGCGCCAAGAAGCGAATCTCGCCGCCCAAGCGGCGGATCTCCTCACGGATGTTCTTAACGATGCCGCGCAGGAGGTCGGTGCCGACATGCGGCTTGTGCAGATACTTGATTTCCTCGGGTGCACCGGCCGCCACGAAAGCGTCGAGCACCTCGCTCACGAGAGAGTCGCCGATGCGCGTCGTCAGCTTGCCGTCGGAAAACGTCCCCGCACCGCCCTCACCGAATTGGACGTTGGAGCGCACATCGAGCGTTCCCGTCTGCCAGAAGCGCTCGATCGCCGCATAACGCGCCTCGACATCATAGCCGCGCTCTAGGATGAGCGGGGAAAGACCCGCGCGTGCGAGCGTCAGCGCGGCGAACATGCCGGCAGGGCCGAAGCCCACGACGACAGGGCGCGCCTCGCCCTGCGCGAGCGGGGAAAAGCGTGCAAGGTCGAGCTTCTCTTCTTTTTCGGCAAGTGCAACATGGCGGTCGCGCCGCAAGCGCGCCAAAAGCTTTTTCTCACTGCCCTGGATGCGCACATCAAGCGTATAGAGGAAGGCGAGCGGCGCTCCACGGTAGCGTCGCGCATCGAGCGCCCTGCGCACGATGCGCACTGCAAGAATATCGTCTGGAGCAATACCCAAACGCTCAGCGGCAAGAGCTGCAAGCGGGCGTTCGTCGCTCAAGGGAACGGCATAACTGCTGATTCGGATCATGGCGCGTCCGCTCCCTTTGCTTGCGCCTTCGGTTTCAGCTCGACCGTGACCGTGACCTCTCGATTGGAAATCGCAACGCCATTGGGTATCGCAAGATGTACGATCTTCTTGCCGCTCTCCTTCATGTCCGAGATGACGATCTTCTCCGTGTCGATGCTCGCCACCTTGCTGATGAGCGCGGCATCGCCCGCGATTTCGATCTTCGTCGGCTCAACCTGCACTTCGCCCAGAGTGAAGCCCTCGGGCAGAACGTCATCGAGAACCGGACGGACGCTGACGATCTTGCGCGTCAGCCCGCGCGCAAGCTGTACGGAAACCTCAACCGTACGCGCGAGAAGCTCGACATCGTCGACCGCCTTGCCGTCGCTGTTGATCGGCGTCAACGGCACCTGCAAGGTGAAGTCGTCACGATTTCCCGAAAGGCCGACGTAGCCGATGACGCGGTCGACCTCCGCTACGCGCGACTCGGGGCCCTCGATGACCGTGGTGTTCGCCGACTGCGAAATCTTGCCCACGGTGTAGCCAGCAGACGCCGAACCCGTGACGATGAGATCGATGCGAACCGCTCGCCGCACGATCTTGTCCAAGGTGACCGAAACGGTCTCCGGCTGCGCGTCGACGAGTTCGAATCCCTGCGGCAGAACAGCCTTGACCTTGACCTCGTGCTCGCCTGAGCCAAGCCCTTCAAGATCGGCATACGCCTTGAACCCTTCCCGTTCTGACGAAACAAAGAAAGAGCGCGCTCCGCGCACCTTGAGCTTCACGCTTTTTTCCGTCTGCGTGACCTTGTATCCTTCGGGTACATTTCGGAGGTCGACCGCAACGGTGAAACTTCCCTCTATCTGCGGGTTCTGCTCATTCATGACGAAGAGCCAGAGCACGACAGCGACAACAAGGGCGATGATCTTTGCCGGGAGGTTGCGCTGGAAGAGAGCGCGCAATCGTGTCATCATTTCCCCTTCCTCCAATTCAGAACCATGTCCTTGATGCCTGTTGTCTTGGGCGTGAAGATGGGACGCAAATAAGATTTCAGATGCTCTGAGCTAAGACGGCGCACGATCCTGCCGTTTTCCGCGACGGAGACCGTGCCCGTTTCCTCGCTGACGACGACGATGAGGGCGTCACACTGCTCAGAAAGGCCGATGGCGGCACGATGGCGCGTGCCAAGCTCCGTGCTCAGCGTGCGATTTTCTGTCAAAGGCAACAGACAGCCCGCCGCGATCAGGCGCTTGCCGCGTATGACGGCGGCTCCGTCGTGCAGGGGGGTGTTCGGAATGAAGACGTTCATGAGAAAGTCCGCCGTGATGAGGCCGTCGATCTGGACGCCCGTGGCGCTGATGTCATTGAGTCCCATCTCGCGTTCAAAGACGAGCAAGGCGCCGATCTTGCGCGAAGACAGGAGCATCACCGCCTTATCCAGCTCATTGACGAGTGAGCGCGCCTCACTGTCATCGAGGAAAAGCGATTTGCCGAAGAAGCGTCCCTGCCCCAGATGCTCAAGCGTGCGGCGAAGTTCCGGCTGGAATACGATGGGAAGTGCGACAAAGAGCAAGGTCAGCGTCTGCTGCAAGAGCCAGTAAATGACGTGCAGAGACAGCCAGTTGCAGACGAGCGTGAGCCCTAGGAGCACAAGCAGCCCCTTCACCAAGGTGATGGCGCGCGTATCCTGCAGCATCATATAGAGTTTGTAGAGAATCAATGCCACGATCAGGATGTCAAGAACGTCCAGCAAGGTGATCGTCGACAGGATTCCCTGAAATTGAATCGGAATATGGAACGGCATAAACAAAACCCCTAGGAAAGCATCCCATCATAGTTGAACATAAAACCTACTTCTTCCCGTGTGCAGGGAAATCCTTTCGCAAAAACGAATTTGCCCGAAAGACCTATTTCAAAGCAGCGTGCAGAGCGCACGCGGCAGATTTTCCAGAATATCCGAAGCGATGAGCCCGTATCCCTTCTCCTTCGCCGCCAGATCGCCGGCAAGACCGTGGATGTAGACGCCTGCGAGCGGCGCAAGTCCCGCCGCTGTCTGCTTCATAAGCCCCGCGACAGCGCCCGCGAGCACATCGCCTGCACCTGCCGTCGCCATGCCGGAATTACCCTTCGATGTAAGGAACGCCTGCCCGTCCGGATAGACGATGATCGTGCATTCGCTCTTGACGACGAAGACGGCATGATACTCACGCGCCACCTCGCGCGTCATGTCGAGGAGCGACGCACGCAGTTCGTCGACAGAGAGCTCCAAGAGATGCGCCATCTCGCCGAGATGCGGCGTCAAGATCGGCACGAAAGCGAAGCCCTTGAACGCGTCCGTCTTGCCGCAAAACGCATAAATGGCATCGGCATCGAGAATCAAAGGCTTCTTGACGGCGGCACAGAAATCCTGCACGAACTTCTGCGTCTCCTGTGCCCTGCCCAGCCCCGGCCCGATGAGCACGGCATCGAAACCTTCCGCCAGTGCCAGCGCCTCGCCGAGCGCCGCGATGTCGATCGCGCCCTCGTCCGTCTCGGGAAGAGGCTTCGTCATGACCTCGGTCAATTTTCCCGCCATCATCTCCTGCAGACTCCGCGGCAGAGCCAGCACAGCAACGCCCGCGCCGCTTCTGAGAACGGCAGAAGCGGCGAGCGCCGCCGCGCCCGTCATGCCGCGCGAACCCGCGATGACGAGGATGCGTCCGCAGGAGCCCTTGTGCGCATCGAGCGGACGCGGCAGCAGAACCGGCGCCACCGTCACATCGTCAAGGTAGGTCTGGCGGATCGTATCGTCTTCGAGCAAGGCCTTCGGTATGCCAATGTCATCGACGAGCAGTTTTCCCGTCGCCGTTTCGCCTGCGCCAATCATATGCCCGAACTTCGGCAGCCCGAAGGTCACGGTAAGATCCGCGCGAATCGCCTCGGGAGAGGCATTCCCCGTATCCGCCTCGACGCCCGTCGGAATGTCGACGGCGACGACCGGCTTGCCGTGACCGTTGACCATGCGCACGACGCGTGCGGCTGCATCGCGCAGACCGCCTTTGAATCCCGTGCCCAAGATGCCGTCGACAACACCGTCGACGAAGCGCAGCGTCACCTGCAGTTTGTCCCAATCGCGCTCCGTTTCAAGGACGTGTACGACAATGCCCATCTTGACGATGATGTCGCGGTTGAGCGCCGCACTCTTCGTCAGATGCGCAGGACTGCCCACGAGGAATATGCTGATCTGCGCGCCATGGTTCATCAGGTGGCGTGCAGCGACGAAGGCGTCGCCTCCGTTGTTGCCGCTTCCCGCGAGCACGCATATACGCTTGCCCGAAACGCCGCCCAAGTATTCCTCAAAGGCGGCGGCGACTTCGCGTCCCGCATTCTCCATCAGCAGAATCTCCGGCACGCCGTATTCCTCGATGGCTCTCTTGTCGATCTTCTTCATCTCATCTGCCAAAGCGATCTTCATGCTTCTCCCCCTCCAGAATACATTGTGCAACGGCATATTCCCTAGCATGGCTCAAGGAAAGATGTATGTGCCGCACGCCCCTTTCTTCCGCGAGCGCCGCAAAGAACCCGGAAAGATGAACCTCGGGCGCGCCGAGCGCATCGGGCACGATCTCAACGTCCAGCAGCGTTCCTCGGCGCAGTCCCGTGCCAAACGCCTTCAAGACAGCCTCCTTGCCGACCCAGCGTGCTGCATACGAGGCCGCACGCCCTGCACCGCGTCCATCGCAGTAAGAGCGCTCTTCCTGCGTGAAAACGCGCGCAAGGAATGCCTCTTTTCCCATCGCTTTTTCCATGCGCCCGATCTCAACGATGTCCGTGCCGAGTCCCAAAACCATTGCATCACCCCAGTTCGCAATCCCCGTCCATCGCCAAACTGCACGGCGCATCAGACATCCCACAAGAAAAGCCGGCTTTATGCGGAAACAGATAAAGCCAGCTTTCATCCACTATTCTACTGTTCCTGCCGTGCAGGCGCGGGTGCCTGCGGCTGCTCCACATTGCCGGGCGCCGTCGGGCGCATCGGCGTGATGACGGGATTCGTGCCGCCGCCCGAAAGGTTGGGCGAAGCGTCAGGCAGCTCAGGTTTTGCCGTCAATATCTCCGTCGACGAACTGTCGGGATTGAACTGGTACGTCCGAGCGATCAGAACCTCGACGCGGCGGTTCTGCGACCTGCCCTCGTCCGTCTTGTTGTCCGCGATCGGACGATACTCGCTGTAGCCGATGGAGCTGAAACGTGCCGGATTGAGCGACGTATTGCTCGCAAAGAGGAATTTCATGAAATTCAAGGCGCGCTGCGAGCTCAGTTCCCAGTTCGACGGGTAGCGCGCCGTAGCGATCGGCACATTGTCCGTATGACCCGAGATGACGACACGCTCGGGAATCTTCGCGAGAAGGCCTGCGACGACAGGGCCGATCTTCTGCGCCTCGCCTACGAGCTCCGCCGAGCCCGAGGGGAAAAGCGCCTTTTCCTTGATGCGGATCATCAGTCCGTCATCGGTCATCGTCGTGTTCAGCTCACCTTGCAGTCCGTTCTGTTTGATGTAATTGTCAAGCTCCTTCTGCACCTCTTCCAAGGCTTTCGCTTCTTGGATGTAGGCGCTGTTGCCCTTGTCCTCCGTCGCCACGCGTTCCGCATGGCGGCTCTCGCTCGGCCCCATCTGACTGAAGAACGAAGGGCCGCCCGTATTGAAAGCCGCCGTGAACGCCTGCGCCATCTGCGCCATCTTGGACGAGTCCGTGGCAGACATGGCATAGAGGGCGATGAACGTGGCAAGGAGCAGCGTCATGAGGTCGGAATAGGGCAGCAGCCAAGCCTCGCCCGCTTCTTCTTCATGCGGTGCATGCCGCTTCTTTCTCGCCATGCCTTACGCCTCCTTCTTCAACACTTCGCGCTCCGACTGCGGGATGAAGACCATGAGCTTCGCCTCGATGGCCGTCGGCGAATCACCTGCCTGCAGCGACAGGATGCCCTCGACGATCATGCGCTTCTGACCGATTTCAGAATCCGACATGATCTTGAGCTTGTTCGCCCACGGAAGCCAGAGGACGTATGCCGTGTAGATACCGAGAATCGTAGCGACGAACGCGGCCGCGATGGCGTGACCGACGACGTTGACGTCCGACAAGTTACTCAGAGCTGCGATCAGACCGATAACGGCGCCGAGAACGCCGAGCGTAGGCGCGTAGGTACCTGCCTGCATGAGCATCAGGCGACCCAGGGAGTGACGTTCCTGCATGACGGAAATCTCAGCGTCGAGAACGTCGCTGACGAAGTCCGGATCCATGCCGTCGATGACCATGCTAAGACCCGTCTTGAAGAACGGATCGGAGATGTCCTCGACGCGGCTCTCCAGTGCCAGGATGCCTTCGCGACGCGCAATCTGCGAAAGCTCGATGAAAAGCTGCAGAAGCTCGCCCTTCTGATGCGAAGGCGGCGCCTGGAAAGTCATCTTGATCAGCTTCGGCAGCATCTTCATCTCATCCATGCGGAAAGCCGTGAAAAGACAGGCAAACGTGCCGAGGATGATGATCATGAATGCCGCCGGATTGTTCAGCGAACTAATTGGCGCACCCTTGAGGATCATACCGCCGAAGATAGCGATGAGTCCCGACAACAGTCCGATTAGCGTTGATTTTTCCAAAAAAATCCCCCTCTTCCCTAATGGCAGAGACGCAGGGCGTCTCCTGCAACGCCGTCTGCCCACTTGCATCCAGCACCCGCAAACGATGCAGATGATTTTTGCGGCGTCTTCATCCTTGCTTGCGACCGACGAAGTACGTCGGATAGAGCATCTTGGCTGCCCTTCCTCTCGCACGAAGCCCGCTCGACCTGTGCAGGTCATGACCGTCGAAACTTCATGGCAAAAGTGCAGAGCACAATCCACTGCCTAATATATATCGAAACAAATGCAAAAAAAATTCATGACCGGCTAAAGGACTTTGCCACTATTTTTCTTTGAACTTCCGTCCTCGCGAACCTCAAGCTTGTACTTTAGGAACCGCTGATAAACGAAATCTCCTAGATGTACGAAGATGCGGGACGGAATTTATCAGTGATTCCTTTACAGTGTACACTAGATTGGAGTCGCTGTAAAGGAAGATTTTCAAAAAAATTACATCTGTTTTTAATCATAAAAAATAAATTTTTCTTATTGTATCATAGATGATTTTGAAGTATGATAGGTTTAACGAAAATAATTCATTTTTATGGACGACAGGGAATGGGTGGCGATCAAGCATGGAACTAAGACAACTCGAATACTTTCAAATGGCAAGCCGACTAAAAAACATCACGCGCGCCGCTGAAAGGCTTCGCGTATCACAGCCGAACATCACCGTCGCGATCAAGAAGCTTGAGGCGGAACTTGGCATCCAGCTCTTCGACCGCAGTCAGAAACAGCTGTCTTTGACGCCCGAGGGCGCTGTATTTCTGACCCGCATCGAGCTTGCGCTGCGCAACATCCAGGACGCCGTGCTCGAAGTCAACGACTACAAACAGCTGCAGAAAGGCACGATCAAGATCGGCATTCCGTCGATGATCGGCGCCTACCTCTTCCCCAAGATTTTCTCCAGCTTCCAAAAGAAATACTCGCATCTCGACGTCTATCTCTACGAAGAAGGCTCAATGCGCATCCGCGAGCAGCTCGAACGCGATGAGCTGGACTTCGGCATCGTCATCCTCTCCAACGCGGCGGCGAGCCTGCAGACGCTGCCCATGGCGAAGAGCCAGATCGTCGCGTGCCTGCCCGAGCAACACCCCCTTGCCAAAAAAAAGACCATCTCCCTGCACGACATCGAAGACGTGAACCTCATCATGCTCAAGGACGGTTCCTTCCTGCGAAAGCTCATGCTCGACACCTTCAAACAGGAGAGCATCACGCCCGACATCGTGCTCGAATCGAACCAGATCGAGACCATCAAGGGGCTGATTGCAAGCGGCGCGGGCATCGCCTTCCTGCTCGACTTCATCGTCGAGGAGACGCCCGGAATCGTGACGCTGCCCTTCGACAAGCCCGTCTTCGTCGACGTCGGGCTTGCGTGGAAGAAGGATCGCTACGTTTCCAAGGCCGCGCAGGCTTTCATCGACTTCTGCCAGAACACGCTGAAAAAAGAAAAATAAGCGCTTTTAGGCGGCCGCCCCGAAGAGGGCGGTCTTTTTTTCAAAAATTTTATGGGAATTTGCGGGAAATGTGCTACAATGATAGCCGTAAACTCTGACGGACGCGAACCGTATCCGCCCGCCTTGCATGAAGCAACAGGAGGAATCACAATGGCTTACATCAACGAAAACTATCTGAAACTCGCCGGCAGCTATCTCTTCCGCGAGATCGCGCACCGTGTCGCTGACTATAAGGAAAAGAACCCTGCGGCCGACGTCATCTCGCTCGGCATCGGCGACGTGACGCAGCCCCTGCCGCCCGCCTGCATCGCCGCCATGCACAAGGCGGTTGACGAGATGGCTGCAGCCGAGACCTTCCGCGGCTACGGGCCCGAGCAGGGTTACGGCTTCCTCATCGAAAAAATCATAGAAAACAACTTCCCGGGACTCGGCATCGAGTCGGACGAGGTGTTCATTTCTGACGGAGCCAAGAGCGACTGCGGCAACATCCAGGAAATCTTCAGCGAAAAAGCGAAAATCGCCATCACCGACCCCGTCTACCCCGTCTACCTCGACACGAATGTCATGGCGGGACGCACGGGCGCACTGCAGAAAAACGGACACTTCTCGGGGGTTGTCTACCTGCCCTGCACGGCAGAGAACGGCTTCCTGCCCGAGCTGCCCACGGAGCATGTCGACATCATCTATCTTTGCTCGCCGAACAACCCGACGGGCATGGCGATGACGCGCGAGTCTCTCTCCCGATGGGTCGCCTACGCGCGAGAGAACGAGTCTGTCATTCTCTTCGATGCCGCTTATCAGGCCTTCATCACCGAGGACGATCTGCCGCACTCCATCTTCGAGATCGAGGGCGCGAAGGACGTCGCCATCGAATTCCGCTCCTTCTCGAAGACAGCGGGCTTCACGGGCACGCGCTGCGGCTACATCGTGCTGCCGAAGAGCGTGCAGGGCAGGAGCGCCGACGGCACGAAGAAGAGCCTCAACCCGCTCTGGAATCGCCGCCACACGACGAAGTACAACGGCACCTCCTACATCATCCAGCGCGGCGCAGAGGCCATCTTCACACCCGAAGGGAAGCGAGAGACGGCGGCTGCCATCTCCTACTACCTCGAAAACGCCCGACTCATCCGCGAGGGCCTCGAATCCATCGGTCTTGAGGCATACGGCGGCATAAACGCGCCCTACATCTGGCTCAAGACACCGCACGGACTCTCCTCGTGGGACTTCTTCGACCGCCTTCTCACAGGCGCGGACATCGTCGGCACGCCGGGCGCAGGGTTCGGTCCATGCGGCGAAGGATATTTCCGCCTCACGGCTTTCGGCAACCGAGAGAATACGAAGCGAGCGGTCGAGCGCATCAAGGAAAAACTGACGTTCTGACGAGAGGAGAAAGACATGCTCAAACCTCGCCTGCAGGAACTCTGCATCTGCCGTCCCATATTAGAGGATACGCTCATCGGGAAATTCCTGTGCTTTCTGGAAAATCCCGAGAACACTTCGCACGCTTACGATTTCACCGCAGGGCTCATCGAGAAGGCGGAATCGCTCGGTCTCTCCGGAAATATCCTGCGCTCCTATTTTCTCCATGTGCTCGCTCATGTGGAAAACACCTTCGCATGCACGGTGGAACAAGCTTCCGGCAATGTCGGCAAGAGTCTTCGCCGCGCCTTCGTGCGCGATATGGAAATCCTCGCCGATGTCTTTCATGAGCCGCCAAGCGCCATGCTTCCATGCGACCTCCTTGACGACTACGAACCGACGAAGCGCTGCACGAACGAAGCGTCCTCCTTCCTCCACGAACGCATGGCATCTGCGGCATCGGCAGAGGAAGTCTCAGACGCCTTCCTCGATTTTTACCAGCGCTACGGCTGCGGCGAGATTTCGAGCTGCAAGGCGTTCTCCTGGAACGACAAAGAGCACAAGCTTCAAGGCGTCGAGCACTTCGAAGCGCTTCCTCTCACTGACGTCATCGGCTACGACCGCCAGAAGAAGCAGCTGACAGACAATACAGAAGCCTTCCTTGAAGGGCGTCCCGCCAACAACGTCCTTTTGATCGGCGCACGCGGCACGGGCAAGTCCTCCTCCGTCAAGGCTCTCGCTCACGAATACTATGGTCGCGGTCTTCGACTCGTGCAGCTCGCGAAATCGCAGCTCGGCGAACTGCCGCGCATTCTCGCAGCGCTTCGCCGATTTCCCTCCAAGCGCTTCATCCTCTTCCTCGACGACCTCTCGTTCGAGGAATTTGAGACAGAGTACAAGTATCTGAAATCCGCCATCGAAGGCGGCGTCGAGGCGCGTCCCCAAAACGTGCTCATCTACGCGACGTCCAACCGCCGCCACCTCATCAAGGAAAGCTGGCGCGACCGCGATCAGGCGCAGGACGAACTCTATCGTCAGGACAGCGTGAACGAAACCGTCTCTCTTTCCGACCGCTTCGGTCTCATCATCACCTTCCTCGCGCCCGACCAAGAGCAATATCATGCCATCATCGCCCACTACCTTGAAAAAGAGGGCGTCCGTCTCGCCCCCGAAGAGCTTCGCATCCTCGCGCATCGCTGGGAGCTTGAGCACTCCGGACGCAGCGGACGCACGGCGCAGCAATTCGTCGTGCACTATCTAGGACAAATGCGGAAATGAAGAATCCCCCTCGCTTCTCTCAAAAGAGTCGCGAAGGGGATTTTTTCCTGCGGGGCGCACGGAGCAATGCTCCATAGCCTCGGCTTTATCTGCGATCGTAAGTGCAGTAGCCGTTCTCGTCACAGTAGGGGCCGCTCTGTTCGCTGTCGCGATAGTATCTGCTGCCGCAGCAATTATAGCGCTGCACGCCTGTCGTATCTTTCGCCGATGACATCGAAGCCGCAAAAACAGGAGCCGCACTCACCGCAAGCATAGCCAGAAGGGCGGCGCAAAGCATCTTCTTCATGGAATCACCTCCTATTGCCATTATACCATGAAAACATCTTCATTACAAGGGAAGCTATGATGCGCGACAAAACGGGACAGCCTTGCAGCTGTCCCGTTTTGTATATGTATCCTTTTCAGATTCCCGCAGCTTTCTTCAAGGCGTCCGCCTTGTCCGTCTTCTCCCACGGCAGATCGGCATCGGTGCGGCCGAAGTGGCCGTAG is from Selenomonas sputigena ATCC 35185 and encodes:
- a CDS encoding flagellar motor protein MotB codes for the protein MARKKRHAPHEEEAGEAWLLPYSDLMTLLLATFIALYAMSATDSSKMAQMAQAFTAAFNTGGPSFFSQMGPSESRHAERVATEDKGNSAYIQEAKALEEVQKELDNYIKQNGLQGELNTTMTDDGLMIRIKEKALFPSGSAELVGEAQKIGPVVAGLLAKIPERVVISGHTDNVPIATARYPSNWELSSQRALNFMKFLFASNTSLNPARFSSIGYSEYRPIADNKTDEGRSQNRRVEVLIARTYQFNPDSSSTEILTAKPELPDASPNLSGGGTNPVITPMRPTAPGNVEQPQAPAPARQEQ
- a CDS encoding bifunctional ADP-dependent NAD(P)H-hydrate dehydratase/NAD(P)H-hydrate epimerase, encoding MKIALADEMKKIDKRAIEEYGVPEILLMENAGREVAAAFEEYLGGVSGKRICVLAGSGNNGGDAFVAARHLMNHGAQISIFLVGSPAHLTKSAALNRDIIVKMGIVVHVLETERDWDKLQVTLRFVDGVVDGILGTGFKGGLRDAAARVVRMVNGHGKPVVAVDIPTGVEADTGNASPEAIRADLTVTFGLPKFGHMIGAGETATGKLLVDDIGIPKALLEDDTIRQTYLDDVTVAPVLLPRPLDAHKGSCGRILVIAGSRGMTGAAALAASAVLRSGAGVAVLALPRSLQEMMAGKLTEVMTKPLPETDEGAIDIAALGEALALAEGFDAVLIGPGLGRAQETQKFVQDFCAAVKKPLILDADAIYAFCGKTDAFKGFAFVPILTPHLGEMAHLLELSVDELRASLLDMTREVAREYHAVFVVKSECTIIVYPDGQAFLTSKGNSGMATAGAGDVLAGAVAGLMKQTAAGLAPLAGVYIHGLAGDLAAKEKGYGLIASDILENLPRALCTLL
- a CDS encoding LL-diaminopimelate aminotransferase, which translates into the protein MAYINENYLKLAGSYLFREIAHRVADYKEKNPAADVISLGIGDVTQPLPPACIAAMHKAVDEMAAAETFRGYGPEQGYGFLIEKIIENNFPGLGIESDEVFISDGAKSDCGNIQEIFSEKAKIAITDPVYPVYLDTNVMAGRTGALQKNGHFSGVVYLPCTAENGFLPELPTEHVDIIYLCSPNNPTGMAMTRESLSRWVAYARENESVILFDAAYQAFITEDDLPHSIFEIEGAKDVAIEFRSFSKTAGFTGTRCGYIVLPKSVQGRSADGTKKSLNPLWNRRHTTKYNGTSYIIQRGAEAIFTPEGKRETAAAISYYLENARLIREGLESIGLEAYGGINAPYIWLKTPHGLSSWDFFDRLLTGADIVGTPGAGFGPCGEGYFRLTAFGNRENTKRAVERIKEKLTF
- a CDS encoding NAD(P)/FAD-dependent oxidoreductase: MIRISSYAVPLSDERPLAALAAERLGIAPDDILAVRIVRRALDARRYRGAPLAFLYTLDVRIQGSEKKLLARLRRDRHVALAEKEEKLDLARFSPLAQGEARPVVVGFGPAGMFAALTLARAGLSPLILERGYDVEARYAAIERFWQTGTLDVRSNVQFGEGGAGTFSDGKLTTRIGDSLVSEVLDAFVAAGAPEEIKYLHKPHVGTDLLRGIVKNIREEIRRLGGEIRFLAQVTDIELKDGALLALIVNGEERVKVGAAFFAIGHSARDTYEMLLSRGLFLEAKAFAVGVRIEHPQGFIDRAQYGEDAGNVRLPVADYSLTYQDKLRGRGAYSFCMCPGGQVVAAASELSRVATNGMSCYKRDSGVANAALLVQVGPKDFGGGVLAGMEFQRQCESLAFKLAGADYRAPVQSVGDFLAHQKGAADFLVQPTYLPGVRPADLHECLPRFVTDTLEDALRAFERRMKGFSAPDVPLTGVETRSSAPCRIVREKESFLAHGLSGFYPIGEGAGYAGGIMSAAVDGMKAALAFMEQRESME
- the cdaA gene encoding diadenylate cyclase CdaA codes for the protein MPFHIPIQFQGILSTITLLDVLDILIVALILYKLYMMLQDTRAITLVKGLLVLLGLTLVCNWLSLHVIYWLLQQTLTLLFVALPIVFQPELRRTLEHLGQGRFFGKSLFLDDSEARSLVNELDKAVMLLSSRKIGALLVFEREMGLNDISATGVQIDGLITADFLMNVFIPNTPLHDGAAVIRGKRLIAAGCLLPLTENRTLSTELGTRHRAAIGLSEQCDALIVVVSEETGTVSVAENGRIVRRLSSEHLKSYLRPIFTPKTTGIKDMVLNWRKGK
- the motA gene encoding flagellar motor stator protein MotA codes for the protein MEKSTLIGLLSGLIAIFGGMILKGAPISSLNNPAAFMIIILGTFACLFTAFRMDEMKMLPKLIKMTFQAPPSHQKGELLQLFIELSQIARREGILALESRVEDISDPFFKTGLSMVIDGMDPDFVSDVLDAEISVMQERHSLGRLMLMQAGTYAPTLGVLGAVIGLIAALSNLSDVNVVGHAIAAAFVATILGIYTAYVLWLPWANKLKIMSDSEIGQKRMIVEGILSLQAGDSPTAIEAKLMVFIPQSEREVLKKEA
- the acpS gene encoding holo-ACP synthase → MVLGLGTDIVEIGRMEKAMGKEAFLARVFTQEERSYCDGRGAGRAASYAARWVGKEAVLKAFGTGLRRGTLLDVEIVPDALGAPEVHLSGFFAALAEERGVRHIHLSLSHAREYAVAQCILEGEKHEDRFGR
- a CDS encoding LysR family transcriptional regulator, whose amino-acid sequence is MELRQLEYFQMASRLKNITRAAERLRVSQPNITVAIKKLEAELGIQLFDRSQKQLSLTPEGAVFLTRIELALRNIQDAVLEVNDYKQLQKGTIKIGIPSMIGAYLFPKIFSSFQKKYSHLDVYLYEEGSMRIREQLERDELDFGIVILSNAAASLQTLPMAKSQIVACLPEQHPLAKKKTISLHDIEDVNLIMLKDGSFLRKLMLDTFKQESITPDIVLESNQIETIKGLIASGAGIAFLLDFIVEETPGIVTLPFDKPVFVDVGLAWKKDRYVSKAAQAFIDFCQNTLKKEK
- a CDS encoding CdaR family protein translates to MMTRLRALFQRNLPAKIIALVVAVVLWLFVMNEQNPQIEGSFTVAVDLRNVPEGYKVTQTEKSVKLKVRGARSFFVSSEREGFKAYADLEGLGSGEHEVKVKAVLPQGFELVDAQPETVSVTLDKIVRRAVRIDLIVTGSASAGYTVGKISQSANTTVIEGPESRVAEVDRVIGYVGLSGNRDDFTLQVPLTPINSDGKAVDDVELLARTVEVSVQLARGLTRKIVSVRPVLDDVLPEGFTLGEVQVEPTKIEIAGDAALISKVASIDTEKIVISDMKESGKKIVHLAIPNGVAISNREVTVTVELKPKAQAKGADAP